The region AAGTCCATGGAGAAGCAGGGCATCAAGGTGGCCACCCAGACCAAGGCCAACCGTGCCGAGAAGAAGGCCGACGGCGTGCATGTCGAGCTCGAGAACGTCAAGACCGGCGAAAAGACCACCGAGGTCTTTGACCGGGTGCTGGTCGCTGTGGGCCGCCGCCCCCGCACCGATGGCCTGAATGCACAGAACGCTGGCGTGACCGTCACCGACCGGGGCTTCATTCCTGCCACCACCCAGCAGCGCACCAACGTCAGCCACATCTATTCCATCGGGGACGTGGCGAGCAACCCCATGCTGGCCCACAAGGCCATGAAAGAAGGTCTGGTGGCGGCCGAAGTGATTGCCGGCAAGCCTGCCGAGCAGGACGCCGTGGCCATTCCCGGCGTGGTGTACACCAGCCCCGAACTGGCCTGGGTCGGCCTGACCGAGCAGGAGGCAAAGGACAAGGGCTACGAGGTCAAGACCGGTAACTTCCCCTTCAGCGCCTCGGGCCGCGCCATGACCCTGCAGCAGACCGACGGCTTCGTGAAGATGGTCGTGGAGAAGGACACCGACCTGCTGCTGGGCGTGCACATCGTCGGGCCGCATGCCAGCGACATGCTGGGCGAGGCTGGGCTGGCGCTGGAAATGGCCGCCACCGCCACCGATATCGCGCTGACCATCCACGCCCACCCCACGCTGGGTGAGAGCGTGCTGGAAGCGGCGGAAGCTGTGCACAAGCAGGCCATCCACATCATGAACCGCTAAACGCTCCTG is a window of Deinococcus deserti VCD115 DNA encoding:
- the lpdA gene encoding dihydrolipoyl dehydrogenase, whose amino-acid sequence is MTKSYDFDVLVIGAGPGGYHAAIRAAQLGLKVACAERESVGGVCLNVGCIPTKALLHAGEQVAAARHAADFGLTFSGQSLDIAKLNGWKDGIVKKLTGGVGALFKANKVTHLQGQASFVDDHTVQVGDKTYTAANFIIATGSEPAKLPGLEVDQQVIVDSTGALVVPDPVPARMLCVGGGVIGFEFAHVYTNMGSQVKVIEFLPTIIPGADADAVKAFQKSMEKQGIKVATQTKANRAEKKADGVHVELENVKTGEKTTEVFDRVLVAVGRRPRTDGLNAQNAGVTVTDRGFIPATTQQRTNVSHIYSIGDVASNPMLAHKAMKEGLVAAEVIAGKPAEQDAVAIPGVVYTSPELAWVGLTEQEAKDKGYEVKTGNFPFSASGRAMTLQQTDGFVKMVVEKDTDLLLGVHIVGPHASDMLGEAGLALEMAATATDIALTIHAHPTLGESVLEAAEAVHKQAIHIMNR